One Pseudomonas syringae CC1557 genomic window, ACTGACCGTCGAAGGCGTGCGCATGCGCTGGCTGAGCGAGGGGGCTCTGGAAGTCCGCCCGCCACAGGCTCGTGACAATGGTACTGACCTGCTGTTGTCTGCCGGTATTCATGGCAACGAGACTGCGCCCATTGAGCTGCTGGATGAACTGATCCGCAGCATCGCGCGCGGCGATCTGAAACCGCGCGCCCGTATTCTGTTTCTGTTCGGCAACCCCGACGCCATGCGGCGCGGCACACGATTTGTCGAGCATGACGTCAACCGGCTGTTCAACGGTCGTCACGAGCAAAGTGGTGGCGCGGAAGCCTTGCGCGCTGCCGAGCTTGAGCGACTGGCGGCCAGTTTTTTCAGCCTGCCGGACCGCTATCGCCTGCATTACGATCTGCACACCGCCATTCGTGGTTCGAAGATCGAGCAGTTTGCGTTGTACCCGTGGAAAGAAGGCCGTCAGCACTCGCGTCGCGAACTGGCCCGTTTGCAAGCTGCGGGCATGAGCGCGGTGTTGTTGCAGAACAAGCCGTCCATCGTGTTCAGCGCGTACACCTACGCTCAGTTGGAGGCCGAGGCATTCACACTCGAACTGGGCAAGGCCCGGCCGTTCGGCCAGAACCAGCAAGTCAACCTCGCGCCGCTGCGCCTGTGCCTGGAACAGATCATCGAAGGCGCCGAGCCTGAGCTGGATGAAAGTCTTGAGGGATTGCAGCTGTTCAGCGTGGCACGTGAAGTCATCAAGCGCAGCGACGCGTTCACATTCAATCTGGCGGACGACGTAGAGAACTTTTTCGAACTGGAAAAAGGCTATGTGCTGGCCGAAGACGTGAGCGATTCACGCTGGGTAGTGGAAGAAGAGGGCGCGCGTATCATCTTTCCCAATCCCAGGGTCAAAAACGGCCTGCGAGCGGGGATTGTGATTGTGCCCACTGATGCCGATAACCTCGGCTGATCGCCCGGCACCCTCAAGAGCGGACGCGGAGCGTCCAGAACGGCATTCCCACGCTGCAGCGTGCGGAACGAGAATCTCAACTATCGTGCGACGCTCCGCGTCGGCATGCCGTTCTGGACGCTCCGCGTCCTCTTTGCGACGCAGAGCGTCTAGAGCTACGTTCTCACAGGAACGAGAGTCGTCCTGACGAACGTCTCTCGTGTCGCTGCTACGCGTTTCAGCAGGCGGCTTTCTGCTGTGCATCCAGACGACGCAGGCTACGGACCTTGTTCAAGGTGTCCGCGCAGGTCTTCGCCGCTTCTTCGCCTTTGTGCACGAAGTGATTGAAAAAGAACTTCTGATGCTCTTCGCCCGAATGAAAATGGTGCGGTGTCAGGACCACGGAGAAGACCGGTACTTCGGTTTCCAGCTGGACCTGCATCAACGCGCTGACCACGGACTGCGCGACGAATTCGTGGCGGTAGATACCACCGTCCACCACCAGTGCGGCACCGACGATGCCCGCATAGCGACCGCTATTGGCGAGGAGTTTTGCGTGCAGCGGAATTTCAAAAGCACCACCGACTTCAAAGATGTCGATGTCACTTTCGGCGTAGCCCTGATTGGCCATTTCGGCGATGAAACTTTTACGGCTCTGGTCGACGATATCTTTGTGCCAGCAGGCCTGGATGAAAGCGACGCGTTCGTTCGAATGGTTTTTGCTTTTGCTGTCAATTGCGGTTGGTTGCACGTGTTCTGACTCCTGTTTATGAAAAAAACAGGGCATTTGGATCGAAAGGGATTCAAGTCGCGTAGGAAAGCCTCCTGAACGATGTCGTTCATGATGAGGTTTTGCAGACGTTCTTGCAGACACCAATCCCGCTCTCTCTTCATCCGGACTATGACCGTCGGCCCCGGAATCACACCGGGTCTGCTGACCTTGCAGATCGCCCGCCAAAGCTGCGACCTGCAAGCGCTCGCGGGCTAGACACATTGCGCGCCATTACCGCCGGTGGGGAGTTGCACCCCGCCCTGAGAACGTTGCCGTCACTTTACGTGGCCGGCGGGGGATTTTTATCACAGATCAATCAATCATGCATGGACACTTTCGTACGGTACACCTACCTTTTTCATCTAAGGAAACAGCGTATCGGCAGTCGTAGCGCTTGATTATCATGTATGCCGGCTC contains:
- the astE gene encoding succinylglutamate desuccinylase — encoded protein: MLALGKLLELTLAGREPAEKTQLTVEGVRMRWLSEGALEVRPPQARDNGTDLLLSAGIHGNETAPIELLDELIRSIARGDLKPRARILFLFGNPDAMRRGTRFVEHDVNRLFNGRHEQSGGAEALRAAELERLAASFFSLPDRYRLHYDLHTAIRGSKIEQFALYPWKEGRQHSRRELARLQAAGMSAVLLQNKPSIVFSAYTYAQLEAEAFTLELGKARPFGQNQQVNLAPLRLCLEQIIEGAEPELDESLEGLQLFSVAREVIKRSDAFTFNLADDVENFFELEKGYVLAEDVSDSRWVVEEEGARIIFPNPRVKNGLRAGIVIVPTDADNLG
- a CDS encoding 6,7-dimethyl-8-ribityllumazine synthase; amino-acid sequence: MQPTAIDSKSKNHSNERVAFIQACWHKDIVDQSRKSFIAEMANQGYAESDIDIFEVGGAFEIPLHAKLLANSGRYAGIVGAALVVDGGIYRHEFVAQSVVSALMQVQLETEVPVFSVVLTPHHFHSGEEHQKFFFNHFVHKGEEAAKTCADTLNKVRSLRRLDAQQKAAC